The genomic segment GCCGTGGTGATGTTGCCCGGGTCTATGCGGCCGGGGACTTCCGGCAGCAGGACCCGCATTTCAACCTCCCGGCGACGTCGTATCTGTTCCGGGATGCCATGCTTCCACGCATGGCCGCTGCCGGCCAGCACGACGATGATGGCATCGGGATGCCGGTCCAGATAGTCGAGCAGGGTTTGCGCCATGACGTTGTCCCAGAGCAGCTGCGCTTCGCAGAAATGGAGGAATTGGGTGCCATTTTGGGCATGCCCGCCGAGGGAGCGGCGGATGAACTCCTGGTAGCGGTCATCGACGTCGCAGCGCACCATCGGTAGTTCCCCCATCTGATGTGGAGAGAGGGAGGAGAAACCGTTGCGGGCCACCTGCTGGGTGATCTCCCTGGAAAGGTTGAGCCCCAGCAGGGGGACCTTCTCTTGCCGAGCGTACTGAAAGATATCCCGATAGACCGGCCACATGGCCCAGTTCTGCCGGTAGACCTTGAGGAAATTCTCCTCGCTCATCTTCCCCGACACCCACAGGTCGAGAGCCCCCTGATTTTCCCGGCGAATCATTTCCAGGCCTACGACCACCGGCGCTCCCGCCT from the Desulfuromonadales bacterium genome contains:
- a CDS encoding ChaN family lipoprotein, yielding MSRTTVKSFLGLLLAIAVILTAAPGQAHTLRVADGTYVDFFELIEELRGVRLVFMGEMHDNEGHHRAQLQVIRALKEAGAPVVVGLEMIRRENQGALDLWVSGKMSEENFLKVYRQNWAMWPVYRDIFQYARQEKVPLLGLNLSREITQQVARNGFSSLSPHQMGELPMVRCDVDDRYQEFIRRSLGGHAQNGTQFLHFCEAQLLWDNVMAQTLLDYLDRHPDAIIVVLAGSGHAWKHGIPEQIRRRREVEMRVLLPEVPGRIDPGNITTAEADYLLQGVEEAPLH